The Myxocyprinus asiaticus isolate MX2 ecotype Aquarium Trade chromosome 4, UBuf_Myxa_2, whole genome shotgun sequence nucleotide sequence AAATGCATTGAAGAGAAGCAGTGTTGTTTTTACCTGGGCCCCGCAGACATAACAGAGCAGCTGATTTCTGTGCAGAACTCAGTGATTGTGCCATAAAGCATGTTGATCtggttgaagaagtccacagctgaaaaaataaataaaaaattcataaaCATTAGATGTACCCTTTGATATAAACATGGTTGAATCCTTTTCTTCTTCAAAATCAATCCATACACAAACTCACTATTGACAGCAATCCATTCATTAAGGTCCTCTCCCTCTGGTAACATCACAGCAGCTCGAAGATTGCCACTTCCTAAAGTAGCCTCGGCATGTTTTAGCAATTCATACTGGTGAGAGCCCTCTGGAATATTTTTCTTTGGCTTGAATGTCTTTGATGAACGACTTCCactaaaaaacataataataaattgCATATCCTGGCACACCATTCAAGTCTACTAGAAAAATGCAGAGAGGTGGTTAAAAGTGTTTACCCCTCTATTTTGAGTCTCAGAGATCCAAAtccattttaaaagcttaaaaaatacTTAACATTTAAGTTTTAGGTAATACTTCATGATTTTTCCAAATCTTGTGAGAACTGATTATAAACAATTTCAACTTGATAACAAACTTTAACAGtcctcagtattttttttatttttttattgagacCACAGATTTAAAACACCAGGGGGAAAAAAACGCTATGAATTTTCACATAAAATTCTCTGAttgatgtaaacactgcagcAGTTCTTCCTAATTGTTTTCACTGATTGTAatgttcttttatttgttttattgtaaatttaTATAATGTGTTCTtgctggggtcaaattgaccctaaACAGAAGCAACTATAATGGATTTTGAGGTAGCGTAAAGCTTAATAAAGAGCTGTAAAGCTTCAATAATATCTGCTTACTGGGGTTTGATTAGGTCAGAGGAACTTATAAAATAGAATTTAAAAGGAAAATAAGAGGTCCACTTCGAAATTATTAGTACTATTTTACACGTACCATTAAGAAATCGTTCAATTGAGGAGGAAAAAAGTTTAAATTATACCCTAAAAGACCTGTTGAAGCCCAGGTTTGTAGTGTGCACCGAATATGAAAAACGTTTTTATGTTACGAATACAGGAACAGACAAATCAACCGGAAATATGGTTGGCCAATGAAGGGTAATTTTATCGGAAGCAGCAAATGTTATTTGCTTTATACATTGATGGGTGAGTTTCTATAGATATTAATAGTTCTGATTATGCATCTAGTTGGCGACATATCTCACATAAGCGACTATGGCTATAGAAAGCAGTCCAATAAACTTCTACCTCGGCTAAAATACTTACAATAAGAAACTCATCTTCGGttcttttcttcaaaaaagtTGTCAGAAGGCTAAACGAATTAGAAATCCAGGATAAGATTAACTATCAAAGGCCATTAAACACCATAAATAAGTGTTCTTTGAAGTTCGAGGTTTACACAGCCCGTAAAACAAGTAGGCGtatacaaattattttactcaGGAAGTGTCAGCGATTGGTTCAGAGAGTGCGCTGTACCCAAATAAAATAAGCGAGTAAAATGCTTAGTTGCACATTAGGTAGCATACAGAAGAAACGTCTCATGCACATGCATTTACAATTGTTTGGTAATTACTACTAAAATTACCAAACAGTTACTTATAAAACTATAGTAGCCTAATTAAAAATTGAAGCACCCTCTGCCTGTCTGTGACTTCTTCTCCTTGGACTTCTTTGCAAACCAGTTTTTGGTGAATACCGCCACCAACTGAACAGGAGTGTGAAGCAGCCCAATGCGAAAGAAAAGCTATGTGTATTGGCAATATGGTTCAAGCTCAGAGTTGGAAAcataatttttacaaaatgttttgccTAAACTTAACTCATAAAGtggtttatgtttaaaaatattagAAAGACAACTGTtttatgataaataaaatgtagTAATTCATTATTAAAGACAACTGAACACGAGTTAATGAtcaagctatttgttttatttgtgtacaaaaaCGTTATTTTCTGTATATAGTGAAATAGCCTTCctattaagaaatataaattaagatgATCTGATATCACGAGgaaaaaaggcaccactgacagcagtaaaagacagaacaaattACTGACATTTGATACAACGGGACAACTCGTCATCTGCGAAAAGCATAAAAAACTAGCACGGTTGCAGTGACACTCAGTATTTTCCCAAAGTTGGATAgcataactttttatttaaatgcattaatgtttTCACTTTTAACCGCGAAGTAAATATACAGGGCAAAATATTTATTGTGACTCCAGCGCTGCAGGCGCATCTCACTGGTGTAGACGctagaaatgtcccgccccttactgaaacaaaaaatatgattggttagaaaaTATCCAATCGCATCTAAAACGAACGTTTTGATTGGAAACTCTGCTAAGTGTGCCTTAAGTTGCGGTCCCGCCTCCCGCTGCTCCCtgaagagaatctctgtacacttattaaataataataataataataataataatcacaattcactcaacggtgctgcggcatcacctcagtataattaaaagttatgggtcaaaagcctcctcgctgttctggcggccatacgtgtCATAAAtaattttaggtgggcatacgcaatcctctgaaagataggtgggcatacggcgtatgcctgcgtatgccctagactacaacTACTGGAACAAACCTTACTTTTACATAATTTAAGTATAGGACTGCTTGGTCATACAGCTTGTTTTCCATACAGATGAgaaatagtaaaataataataataataataataataataataataataataactaaatttttcagtaaaaaaaaccaCCCAACAAAGCTCaagaataatattaatattaggcTTAGCTGTCTGACTTTGAGCACTTTGTTAACTAATGCATCCTCAAAGAGTTTGTAACAAAACAAATAGGTCCAAcatcttaaagctgcactatgtaactttgttttgttaaaaaataactaagtgttattaatgagagagtgcaacaaaaatccatcttctaaaccatgtctttactttacccaaatacactttgataaacctataataatgatttatattttagagctgtaaGGACGGATttcgcaggaaattgcatacatatgtcattCGCTTGTGCGTGTTTATGTCATATCTGTACACTGAGAAAATTAGCTCCGGCCACTGTAGCGCGTGTATGGTGTGGAAGTTGCCaggctgaaagtttgttgtcacaaccaacgagaaaaattgaccatggatcattcaaaatggcaaacctccagggaatcaccggttgtaaaaacaaagaaccCCCAAACACAGCAGAGTCTACATGCAAAAAGCGAAAGCGACGGAGTCGGTAATAAAActcgaatcaacatcggcttggcttttcagaggtggcgacaaattaaaaatacataaaaaatgcaattcacacaaaccattttctTGAATACACCTTTTCTATGAAGAGCATATTATCAATTTCTGACTttaagtcatattgatattttttttctgcactcttaaaatttgctgttaatttacttcaaaatatcaacagtataatcctgttatttttaaatgcagtacattactgttaattttggttggttaaatgactTAGACGTAATATTACGTTATTTTACAGTATTGATTgctcaaaggaaagaaaacagtactttacagtatattttgcattgcattttgggaacacaagactACAGTGAGCCCACACGTGTTTAAGGGGTGATTGTTTCACCCATCTTCATCTTCTGAATTAATAGGTGAGTAcccttttgctttgctttttagcatagccataaaacattacatttatgttcaactcatattgtgctgtgataatgattttggtagcctacctgccatcagatcccaatatcaactaaataagctgtttgtaacattatatttctgtctttaagcccaagatctttgtttcttttactaaaattgttttctttaagtgATTTGTTGTCAGATTGAATAATGCACTGGATTTGGGTTAATTTGTTAAATTTGCATGTCAGATTTGAGATTGGAGTCTGAGCTGACacacaaaacagtgcagaaaCACCTCACTCAAGCGGTCAGTGTGGTCAGATAATGTTAACAACTTTAACGTTCAGATCTGGGCTGCAAAtcgcaaaagcattgtaagcttaaataggttgtagaaaccattggtgacaataatttctacaatctacttacgaCGAAGTCGAAGtatacaatgcttttgggaaacgcagctgtacagctgataatgttaagttttatgcagggatgcatgatattccttctcttttaatctgaaaacattggtgatactggaattgtatctaactttttaaacacttgtttcagtgggaaaccaactgtaactgtgacaccgagtgcagctggatttctgaaacagatcttccatattacagggtgagattcataaaaatgtaacttcATTGTTGTCTCTGTAGCACGCTGAAATGACAggcatcttcgtttgtgttctgttgatgatagaaaatcatacacatctggcatggcattaaggtgagtaaatgatgattgcatttttatatttgggtgatctattcctttaagaaagctctcctgacactaattatgaatacacacatttgtttttcaggcGTTTCATCGGGATAAATCCTGAGAGAGGCACCAAGGCTGGACGAGGCAAAGTCCTGTCAAAGCGTACGGGGAAAGTCGCCCAGAAAAAGATGACATCAGTCAACCCTCGTGTCTCCAGTCTACTAAAGAAACTAATGGACTTTGAGTGGGACTTTATATAAGTCAGTGAACCCtgtcattctcacacacacactcaactcactgaaactcacacaaacactcacatatgaacactatctcacacacacacactcaacacacacaaactcacacaaacactctcacacacactcaacacacacaaactcacacaaacactccttcacacacactcaacacacacaaactcacacaagcactctcacacacacacacacacacacaaacactctctcacacacacactcagtacacacaaactcacacaaacactctcacacacacacacacacacacacaatacacacaaactcacacaaacactcacacacacacaaacactcacagacaaacacatgcacacacacacacacaaactcacacaaacactttctcagacacacacacacacacacactgttttagtCATTCATTCAGCCACTTTCTCAGTTATGAGTGTTTATGTCCAGAGTTCAGTGTTTGGACAGATAGAGATTTGTTATTATTTgctataatatgtatttattatttatatggctgaaatgtaagtttatttaGCCAAATCAGATTTGGGATTTGTTTACCAATTGCCTCATAAttttgtactgatgttttgcaAGAATGGGGTTTTGCAAATAAAGAAAGACGTTTTGAAAAGACACTTTGAAGCTGTATTATTTGTCTTTAAAGTTTAAGTCACTATTTCAAAGGCTACATTTATACActattaaaacatggtattttttattgcaagactaaggaataatttattaaatcacaagGTTTAGAAAAAAAGTATACACATTGTAGTCCTTTTTGCTAGCAGTCCATTACTCAATAGCTTATACAGTAGCATGtagtgtatttttactgtagtttacagtaaaatcctgcaaatatacctcttgtgaaaaagtgcaaataaacagtaattaactgctaatccttttgtcagtattttactgtaaaggtagtaaaataacagctttatgctgtatttgcaaaaacagtagcaaactgtaaatttcagctacagcaagatactgttaattttacagtaacttgctggcaaccctgctgccagttctttactgttttttacgggaaaatttttaacagtgtggggcttaaaataaaaaactccTGTGTTGTCCAGAgagagtaaaaataataataataataaaaaaaaaaattaaaaaaagtcagtCTCAttaaaaagtgaaattcctgaaaaaagaaatgttggcatgactagtgcagaataatcttttattgttatttcttgaaaaaataaataaataaataaataaaaaaataagcagtgaaacatttgtgttttaaaatatttaaaaatgcttttgtccaccaaataaaAGTAATTGGGTGTAACCAACATATAGGTTTATTTTGtacataaaaaccataaaacagagcggaTACCTTTCGACCCTCAAGATTGAGCttgaagttttaaaaaaacatctgatatttattttgacatttttgtgaaaaggcacattttgttcaagtcatgtggtgtaacacagagaaaacttcttgatatttttgactaagaaattcataatatttgtaaattattattattattattttaattttttttaccttgaaaaatgtttgaaaactttttggaaattaatgattaaattgtTTATACTCTTATGTATTCAAGGtgtaaataaagtattataatactttttacttggttcaccacatgacatttttaaagtttacatttgttttgtagaaaatgctataaaggttttttctctgaaaaatatatgaaaccaaattggaaacaaagattacatttctgagaacatggcacaagtgttttaaactagattttaaaagatttctcattttaacaccttggacaacCGTCAGTGACCCATAAGTATTAGTATTGTCACATCCTGtatactgagataccttcatctgataaatttttgaaggcagcatagatgtatccttcgctgccaTGGGTTCGCTGCCtatcaaatcccacaatcctgtgcgcgCGAATCAATggcggttgagctgaagaaaaacaaaggcagctgaagaggcagttgatagtcAATTGGTGTGTAAATGTacgtttttattaacttttacccaacttgattccatttctagcgagaaagtagtattgtagttattaaatatacacttggttatcgccaaaactttcttgattttgttctagattattagaccgtTGTGGTTCGGTTGGATGAATGAAGCAAACGCGTTACcattagtggacaccagatggcgtaaatcagttgctggtatcctagcaacgatgtgacgTATTCACTGACATAACTGGAATGCTCATGACttcataacagtgaagccactgcgctgCCATATTGCtgtgcccaaacattccaatgtctctattgacttaataggaaatcatctcatttcagcgagtaaatATTGGTCATTCACTCACATACTGAAATcagcatgtacatccctacaacgaaAATGTCctacacaatttttatttattatttattatttattatttattaaagtcGGGAAtatttcctgtttcttgaaagccagagcgagttatgtatatctaacaaacttcatcagagAACAGATcatctgaatgtaaacaagttcactgaaactaaggtaaaatacaaacagacattttcagacttatttattgtgcgCATCGAAGTGTtagttcagagttacttgttttatgttttcatcaaaaagcagtggcgtatccaggacatttttactggggtggccaagatggggcacagacctagtgtggggtggcgataccgggagaaactttatgaatggcacatgatcaaaatgtgtaaatatcgcattgctttgcttcaacatctacacatgtagaataaatgaattcttaaactcatgttagcattcactgaaatgtttgtattcaatatcagactgttgttttgacatttgacagttttctattcctgttctatttcaacctattacagtttctgggaatctctggttattttaacataacatccatttttaaatcagtaattgtttaggaaaagtcagttacacatttttaagagctattctcattgtagagaattaatctgcatataacatcaggtatagtgtataatcataaaaa carries:
- the mob1a gene encoding MOB kinase activator 1A isoform X1 encodes the protein MSFLFGSRSSKTFKPKKNIPEGSHQYELLKHAEATLGSGNLRAAVMLPEGEDLNEWIAVNSEFVYGLILKKKRIQPCLYQRVHLMFMNFLFIFSAVDFFNQINMLYGTITEFCTEISCSVMSAGPRYEYHWADGTNIKKPIKCSAPKYIDYLMTWVQDQLDDETLFPSKIGVPFPKNFMSVAKTILKRLFRVYAHIYHQHFDSVMQLQEEAHLNTSFKHFIFFVQEFNLIDRRELAPLQDLIEKLGSKDR